GACAGACCGGGCGAGTGCGACGCGTTGTTGTTGTCCACCCGAGAGTTGGTTCGGCATACGCTCAGGAAGGTGATTCATCCTGACCATTTCCAGGGCGATACCGACTTTTTGCCGGATCAGGGCCGGCTTGATTTTGCGCAGCCTGAGACCATAAGCCACATTATCAAAGACACTCATGTGCGGGAATAACGCGTAACTCTGGAAAACCATCGCCGTATTACGCTTGTGTGCCGGGACATCATTGACTTTCCGGTCATTAAAAAGGATTTCGCCGCTGTCGGGATTATCGAAACCTGCCACCATCCGCAGGATAGTCGTTTTTCCGCATCCCGAAGGACCAAGTAGGAAAAAAATCTCCCCTTGCTGGATTGTCAGGTTGACACCTTTCACCACCGGGGTCTGGCCAAATGCTTTATAGACGTTTTCCAAGGTGAGTTTCATTCTTTGAGCAAGCTCCTATATTTTTTTACAGCATCATTCTGCCACTTTTGCAGGAGTTGATTCCGTTTAGCCGGATCTTTCCAGTCTTCCTGCGCGATTTCCCCTACTTCCTCGCTGCTTAAGGGGGGCCGGACAAATTCATCTATGAGTGCCCGCCTTTTTGCCGGGGACAAAGCCGGATCATTGATCCTTTTCCATGTAGGAACGACTTCGGAGTGCAGGTCGATAATCGTCGCCCCGATGAGGCCTTGCACCACGTCCCGGCGGCTGGTCGCCAGCTTGGAGTTATACCGCAGTTGTGTCGGGGCGGTGAATGGATTAATGAACCCGGTATTTTTCGGGTATAAATGGTATAATCCGGGCAAAATGCTCATGCGGGGAATGTCGAATTTGACAGGGCCTCCGGGAGAACCTTTCGGCAGCACCCACAAGCTTTGCGCCGTGGAGGAAAGCATGAAATCGACAAAACGCCGGGCGACTTTTTGATCCGGGGCCCCTTTGAGGATCGCCATGGCATCGGGATTAATAATGGTGAGTCCCACAGGATAGATAAACCCGATATTCTCAGGCCCGGCGGAACTGACCTGATTGAGGCCGTAAACGTCGATGGCGAGGCAATACGCCGCATCTCCAAAGGTCACTTCCTTGGCCGCCATACTGGCATTCTTATTAAAAGCCCGGATATTCCCCGCCATCCGGATGATTGTACTCCAGCCTTTATCCCAACCGTAGGCCTGTAAGATAATCTCATAAAGGGAAGCGGCACTCCCGCTGGCCCGGGGATCCCCGGATGCCACCCACGAAAAGAGGGCCGGATCAGTCAGGTCCTCCCAAGTTTTTACATCGGGGAGTTTCATTATTTTGACCACCCTCTTATTCGATAAAATGCCAAACCCCGAGATGGCCGTGCCAAACCATTGGTAATCGGGGTCGTAAACCGGCAGACCGTTGATTTCCTTAGGAATCGGCCCGATGACATTTTCAGGGGGCTGATACGATTCCAGAAA
The Verrucomicrobiota bacterium DNA segment above includes these coding regions:
- a CDS encoding extracellular solute-binding protein; translated protein: MNPEIVACLSPGNAFTIRGYLNGGFMKIHRTILLLLITASQAVVPLFAADKLIILTSHWEGYRTETERAFQRWYRENFREDVVVDWRDVGGSSDMLKFVQSEYQQTPAGIGIDIFFGGGVDPYFRLKDSGFLESYQPPENVIGPIPKEINGLPVYDPDYQWFGTAISGFGILSNKRVVKIMKLPDVKTWEDLTDPALFSWVASGDPRASGSAASLYEIILQAYGWDKGWSTIIRMAGNIRAFNKNASMAAKEVTFGDAAYCLAIDVYGLNQVSSAGPENIGFIYPVGLTIINPDAMAILKGAPDQKVARRFVDFMLSSTAQSLWVLPKGSPGGPVKFDIPRMSILPGLYHLYPKNTGFINPFTAPTQLRYNSKLATSRRDVVQGLIGATIIDLHSEVVPTWKRINDPALSPAKRRALIDEFVRPPLSSEEVGEIAQEDWKDPAKRNQLLQKWQNDAVKKYRSLLKE